TGATGGATCGGATCCACTCATTCTGGCTAACGCCACCGACGTAAGCCAGTTCGGTTATTTTCAGCGTTCCTCCGTCCGAGAATTCATCGTCTTCATCGCTCGCACCGTCGCCAAACGCACTCCTCAAGGCCAACGCCAATCCGTCCAACACGAAGGTACGTCCATAAATTCTGATTTCTGAATTTCTTGATGCCATTATTTTCATGTCTGTCAATGTTTATTGGCTTGTTGATTGCAGAGTATAAGGTTCATGCTTACAACCGTAATGGCCTCTGTGCTTTGGGGGTTATGGATGATCACTATCCAGTTCGAAGTGCATTCTCTCTTCTCAACAAGGTTCGCACCTCTCTCTGATCtgtgatttttctttttctttcggTTGGTTCATGTCTGTTGATTTTTTAGGTCATAGTAAATTGAATGTTTCAGGTGATGGATGAGTATCAAAAAAGTTTTGGCGAGTCATGGAGAACTGTTGACAAAGATAGCACTCAATCATGGCCCTTTCTGGATGAAGCTTTGATCAAATTCCAGGCAAGCAATCTTCTCCAAtccaatccgatccgatccgatacTCGTTATATATTATAATCAAGTATATATTGCTTTCAATTTGCTTGTTGCTATGGTCCAATTTTCAGGACCCTCATGAAGCTGACAAGTTATTGAAAATTCAGAAGGATTTAGATGAAACAAAAATCATTCTTGTAAGTATTACATAATCATGCAACAATTAATGCTCTCATACATATACTAGTATTGTAAAAGATGGTTATGTATGTATTCCTTTGTTACTTTGTAAACAGCACCAGACTATTGAGAGTGTTCTTGCAAGAGGGGAGAAGCTAGATAGCTTAGTTGAGAAGAGTTCTGATCTAAGTGCAGCATCACAGGTACATTAGGATTGCATTTAATGGGTGTGACTTTTGTAGGTAGACATTATATGCATCATTGAACATTGTTGCTGAAACAAGTAACCGATGCTGGTGTGAATTTTGAAACAGATGTTCTACAAGCAGGCAAAACAAACCAACCAGTGTTGTACGGTTTTGTAGACTCTAATATCATGATCCACTCATTCCACCTGATCTTGACAACGAGGTGGTTAATTGTTTAGGACAAAAGAgctgcttctttttctttatcattCTCAAGTGTTTGGTTTGCTTGGTCAAATTCTGGATTTCAGACACGGAACTGAATATTGAAAGAACTTgcaatatatttttagtatgatatTAACATTGTCTTTTCAATTTTGTTCATCATCAGCGTATTCATAATGTGATGATTTTCCACATCTCTCTTACAAATCACTGTAAAGAAACTTCTATAACAACCAAAGCATTCAACCATCAACTTTAACCTTTGGGCTTATATAGTCTATTTTACAAAACACAAGCGATACTGAAACCATTCAAGTACTTAACACAACCAAAACAACCAATACATGAGATTCAGACATAATTGCAGCATGAGATATTTCTTCAATCTAATACCTATTTCCCAAAAAGGGATTTGATCCACCAAATGCCTTTGGTGTCTTTGGGGCCTTCTTCTCCCTCAGGTGGTGTCTCACTCTGTGGAGTCTTGTGGAGTTTGCTCACATCATACCCCACATCCTTAGCTTCCTGAACAAGCGCATTGAAGACCTCCTCATCTATTCGGTTCTTCCTTGACAATATCTAAAGCAAAATACCAGATGAGAAGAATTGAGCACATCATAATCAATTCCCACTATTTCACAACCTTTGATTCACCTTATTCAACATTCCAACATATTTTCAAATGACAACCCCAATTGAGAATTCCAAATGTTTCACCTTTGATCTTCCCATTCCAAACCAACACACCCATTTGTGATTGTGAAAAGATAACTTTGACATGGAAAagtgaaaagagagagagaaattcaCTTACCCAAAGATATTTCCTACTGGGTTGGCCAATGAGAGCATACTGATAATCATCATATCTAGCTTATCAAGTTGTTTGGTTCTAGTCTGTTTTGATATTATAAAGAAATTGTACTAGTGACTTATTATTTACTTCCTACTCAAAATTCTAATATCAAAGCATGATGAAAATCATGGGAATACTTTTTCATTGATTAATTCATTTTTCTCCAAGTAACAAGGTGAGAGATAAACTGAAAtaaattcaaacagaaaatttTGTTTACCCAAAGATATTTGGTGGTTGGCCCTCCAATCACAGCATGTTGATAATCATCATCGATGTACAAAACCCAGTAGTCTCCAACAACAGGGATGATGGGTAAGAATGGAGGGACATAGAACTTGACCTTGAGCTTTGCCTCGTCGCTTTTCGGATCAGCCTTGTATGCAGTTCCTTCAATGGAGACCTTCTTGCCATTAGCATAAGTCTCATTGAGCACATGCACAGTTCCATCATCATTGAGTGTGTATGTGGCTCTTGTGTTCTCACCATTCTTTGGCTGAAAGAATGAAGGGAAACTCGCTATCTCATACCATCTACCCATGTACCTCTCCACATCAAGGCCCTTCACCACCTTCATCTCTTACTCTTAGACACAACAGAAAACAGTTTTGTACCTTCAGTAGGTTTAGTTTCTTTGTGCTGGTGATGGTTTTTGATAAGGGTTGGATAATGGATTCAGATTCTTTTGATGAGAGTACTTGGAAGTGTGTCAATGAAGCACGTTGCCTTGGAGAATTATAGGCCTTACTCGTGTACATACATGTGCTGATGTGCCCATGGTTCATATGTATTGTAGTGGAGTTTCTAGGACCCTCTCACAAACAGAACGAGACTCTGATGTTCATATTTTCTTTCCCTCCTTTATCTTTGATAGAAAAAGCTAATAGAACTGATTGGAATATGACAAAACTACGTCTATTCAAGTGTGAACACAACAACATGGGCCACTGTCATCTCAAAACTCTAACAGATGCGTGCACCTCAAGCCACACTTTGCTTCAGAGACTACTCCTTacctatttttcttttctttgtttggtTCCCACCTCATATTACTAATAACAACAGCAACAAACAGAATAATACTACATGAGTACTGGGTAGCGGGCTTTAGCACTTAACCCTCATGAGTTGGACTCATTTTCAACCATACAAAACGTGAAATTTCACAATGAAATGCAAAATAGAATTGCCAAAAGCACACATGATGATGATTCTCTTTTCTTTGGGACATACTGTTACACTGGTATCACTACT
Above is a genomic segment from Arachis stenosperma cultivar V10309 chromosome 1, arast.V10309.gnm1.PFL2, whole genome shotgun sequence containing:
- the LOC130968442 gene encoding temperature-induced lipocalin-1-like, yielding MKVVKGLDVERYMGRWYEIASFPSFFQPKNGENTRATYTLNDDGTVHVLNETYANGKKVSIEGTAYKADPKSDEAKLKVKFYVPPFLPIIPVVGDYWVLYIDDDYQHAVIGGPTTKYLWILSRKNRIDEEVFNALVQEAKDVGYDVSKLHKTPQSETPPEGEEGPKDTKGIWWIKSLFGK
- the LOC130968428 gene encoding VAMP-like protein YKT61, which encodes MKITALFVLKCNATTTTDGSDPLILANATDVSQFGYFQRSSVREFIVFIARTVAKRTPQGQRQSVQHEEYKVHAYNRNGLCALGVMDDHYPVRSAFSLLNKVMDEYQKSFGESWRTVDKDSTQSWPFLDEALIKFQDPHEADKLLKIQKDLDETKIILHQTIESVLARGEKLDSLVEKSSDLSAASQMFYKQAKQTNQCCTVL